From Brucella pseudogrignonensis, a single genomic window includes:
- the rpoB gene encoding DNA-directed RNA polymerase subunit beta — MAQTHSFNGRKRVRKFFGKIPEVAEMPNLIEVQKASYDQFLMVEEPAGGRSDEGLQAVFKSVFPIQDFSGSSMLEFVRYEFDAPKFDVDECRQRDLTYSAPLKVTLRLIVFDIDEDTGAKSIKDIKEQDVYMGDMPLMTDNGTFIVNGTERVIVSQMHRSPGVFFDHDKGKTHSSGKLLFAARVIPYRGSWLDIEFDAKDVVYARIDRRRKLPATTLLMALGMDGEEILSTFYNTVTYSRDGDNWRIPYSVERFKGMKIISDLIDADTGEVVLEAGKKLTARSAKQLAEKGLKFIKATEDDLFGAYLAEDTVNYATGEIYLEAGDEIDEKVLKTLLDTGVEEINVLDIDHVNIGAYIRNTLAVDKNESRQEALFDIYRVMRPGEPPTMDSAEAMFNSLFFDSERYDLSAVGRVKMNMRLDLDAEDTVRVLRKEDILAVVKMLVELRDGRGEIDDIDNLGNRRVRSVGELMENQYRVGLLRMERAIKERMSSIEIDTVMPQDLINAKPAAAAVREFFGSSQLSQFMDQTNPLSEITHKRRLSALGPGGLTRERAGFEVRDVHPTHYGRICPIETPEGPNIGLINSLATFARVNKYGFIESPYRKVVDGKVTLDVVYLSAMEEAKHSVAQANVELDANGSFVDEFVICRHAGEVMMTPRENVDLMDVSPKQLVSVAAALIPFLENDDANRALMGSNMQRQAVPLVRAEAPFVGTGMEAVVARDSGAAIAARRGGIVDQVDATRIVIRATEDLDPSKSGVDIYRLQKFQRSNQSTCINQRPLVRVGDPIGKGDIIADGPSTDLGDLALGRNVLVAFMPWNGYNYEDSILLSEKIVSEDVFTSIHIEEFEVAARDTKLGPEEITRDIPNVSEEALKNLDEAGIVYIGAEVHPGDILVGKITPKGESPMTPEEKLLRAIFGEKASDVRDTSMRMPPGTYGTIVEVRVFNRHGVEKDERAMAIEREEIERLAKDRDDEQAILDRNVYGRLVDMIDGKVAAAGPKGFKKGTTITRDLITEYPRSQWWQFAVEDEKHQGELEALRGQYDESKKLLEARFMDKVEKVQRGDEMPPGVMKMVKVFVAVKRKIQPGDKMAGRHGNKGVVSRILPVEDMPFLEDGTHADIVLNPLGVPSRMNVGQILETHLGWACAGMGKKIGELIDVYRKTANIQPLRDTLEHIYPDNDRNEPVRSYDDDSVLMLANQVKRGVSIATPVFDGAVEADINAMLTDAGLATSGQSTLYDGRTGEPFDRQVTMGYIYMLKLHHLVDDKIHARSIGPYSLVTQQPLGGKAQFGGQRFGEMEVWALEAYGAAYTLQEMLTVKSDDVAGRTKVYEAIVRGDDTFEAGIPESFNVLVKEMRSLGLNVELDDTRDEQPALPDAAE; from the coding sequence ATGGCTCAGACCCATTCTTTCAATGGTCGCAAGCGCGTACGCAAATTTTTCGGTAAGATTCCCGAGGTCGCGGAAATGCCTAACCTCATTGAGGTTCAGAAGGCATCCTACGACCAGTTTCTCATGGTTGAGGAACCAGCTGGTGGGCGTTCTGACGAGGGTTTGCAGGCCGTTTTCAAGTCTGTTTTCCCTATTCAGGATTTCTCCGGCTCTTCAATGCTTGAATTCGTTCGCTACGAATTCGATGCACCAAAATTCGACGTTGACGAATGCCGTCAGCGCGATTTGACGTATTCGGCACCTCTCAAGGTGACGCTGCGTCTGATCGTGTTCGATATTGATGAAGATACCGGTGCGAAGTCCATCAAGGACATCAAGGAGCAGGACGTTTACATGGGCGATATGCCGCTCATGACAGACAACGGCACCTTTATCGTCAACGGTACGGAACGTGTTATCGTTTCGCAGATGCACCGTTCACCTGGTGTGTTCTTCGATCACGACAAGGGTAAGACGCACTCCTCGGGCAAGCTTTTGTTTGCTGCTCGCGTTATTCCTTATCGCGGTTCGTGGCTTGACATCGAGTTCGATGCCAAGGACGTGGTCTATGCGCGTATCGATCGTCGTCGTAAGCTTCCTGCTACGACGTTGCTGATGGCGCTTGGCATGGACGGCGAAGAAATTCTGTCGACGTTCTATAACACTGTCACCTATTCGCGTGACGGTGATAATTGGCGCATTCCTTATTCGGTTGAACGCTTCAAGGGCATGAAGATCATTTCTGATCTTATCGATGCTGACACAGGTGAAGTTGTTCTCGAAGCAGGTAAGAAGCTGACCGCTCGCTCTGCGAAGCAGCTTGCTGAAAAGGGCCTGAAGTTCATCAAGGCAACTGAAGACGATCTCTTTGGTGCGTATCTTGCTGAAGATACTGTCAATTACGCAACGGGTGAGATTTATCTCGAAGCCGGTGACGAAATTGACGAGAAGGTTCTTAAGACGCTTCTCGACACAGGCGTAGAGGAGATTAATGTACTCGATATTGATCATGTCAATATTGGTGCATATATCCGTAACACACTAGCAGTCGACAAGAATGAAAGCCGTCAGGAAGCTCTTTTCGATATTTATCGTGTGATGCGTCCAGGTGAGCCGCCGACAATGGACTCGGCTGAGGCTATGTTCAACTCGCTGTTCTTCGATTCTGAACGCTACGACCTCTCAGCTGTTGGTCGCGTGAAGATGAACATGCGTCTTGACCTCGATGCAGAAGACACCGTGCGCGTTCTGCGCAAGGAAGACATTCTTGCCGTCGTCAAGATGCTGGTTGAACTGCGTGATGGTCGCGGCGAAATCGACGATATCGATAACCTCGGTAACCGTCGTGTACGTTCGGTCGGCGAGCTGATGGAAAATCAGTATCGCGTCGGTCTCCTGCGTATGGAACGTGCGATCAAGGAACGTATGTCCTCGATCGAAATCGACACGGTCATGCCGCAGGATCTGATCAACGCGAAGCCTGCTGCTGCGGCTGTACGTGAATTCTTCGGTTCTTCGCAGCTGTCGCAGTTCATGGATCAGACCAACCCGCTTTCGGAAATCACCCATAAGCGCCGTCTTTCGGCTCTTGGACCTGGTGGTTTGACCCGTGAGCGCGCTGGCTTCGAAGTCCGCGACGTGCATCCAACGCATTATGGCCGTATCTGCCCGATTGAAACGCCGGAAGGCCCGAATATCGGTCTGATCAACTCGCTCGCAACCTTTGCCCGCGTCAACAAGTATGGCTTCATCGAAAGCCCATACCGTAAAGTTGTCGATGGCAAGGTAACGCTCGACGTTGTCTATCTTTCGGCTATGGAAGAAGCAAAGCACTCGGTTGCTCAGGCAAACGTAGAGCTGGATGCAAATGGCAGCTTCGTTGACGAATTCGTCATCTGCCGTCATGCAGGCGAAGTGATGATGACCCCGCGTGAAAACGTGGATCTGATGGACGTTTCGCCAAAGCAGCTCGTTTCGGTTGCAGCAGCGCTTATTCCATTCCTTGAAAACGACGATGCGAACCGCGCTCTCATGGGCTCGAACATGCAGCGTCAGGCTGTTCCACTCGTCCGTGCAGAAGCACCGTTCGTTGGAACAGGTATGGAAGCAGTTGTTGCGCGTGACTCCGGTGCCGCTATTGCCGCTCGTCGCGGTGGTATCGTCGATCAGGTTGACGCAACGCGTATCGTTATCCGCGCGACTGAAGACCTCGATCCGTCGAAGTCTGGCGTTGATATCTATCGTCTGCAGAAGTTCCAGCGTTCGAACCAGTCGACCTGTATCAACCAGCGTCCGCTCGTACGCGTTGGTGATCCAATCGGTAAGGGCGACATCATTGCTGATGGTCCGTCAACCGATCTTGGTGATCTGGCTCTTGGCCGTAACGTGCTCGTCGCGTTCATGCCATGGAACGGCTACAACTACGAAGATTCGATCCTTCTTTCTGAAAAGATCGTTTCGGAAGACGTCTTCACTTCGATCCATATCGAAGAATTTGAAGTCGCGGCTCGCGATACGAAGCTTGGACCTGAGGAAATCACTCGCGATATTCCGAATGTTTCGGAAGAAGCGCTGAAGAACCTCGACGAAGCTGGTATTGTCTACATCGGTGCGGAAGTCCATCCTGGCGACATTCTTGTCGGCAAGATCACACCGAAGGGCGAAAGCCCAATGACGCCGGAAGAAAAGCTTCTGCGCGCCATCTTCGGTGAAAAGGCTTCTGACGTTCGTGATACCTCAATGCGTATGCCTCCGGGAACATACGGTACAATCGTTGAAGTTCGTGTATTCAACCGCCACGGCGTTGAAAAAGACGAACGTGCAATGGCGATTGAGCGCGAAGAGATCGAACGTCTTGCGAAGGATCGCGACGACGAGCAGGCTATTCTCGACCGTAACGTTTACGGCCGTCTCGTTGATATGATCGACGGTAAGGTTGCTGCTGCAGGCCCTAAGGGCTTCAAGAAGGGCACGACCATTACGCGTGATCTGATCACCGAATATCCGCGTTCGCAGTGGTGGCAGTTCGCTGTCGAAGACGAAAAGCATCAGGGCGAACTTGAAGCTCTGCGTGGCCAGTACGACGAATCCAAGAAGCTGCTCGAAGCTCGCTTCATGGATAAGGTTGAAAAGGTACAGCGCGGCGACGAGATGCCTCCAGGCGTCATGAAGATGGTTAAGGTCTTTGTTGCTGTTAAGCGCAAGATCCAACCAGGCGACAAGATGGCTGGCCGTCACGGCAACAAAGGTGTGGTTTCCCGCATTCTGCCTGTAGAAGACATGCCGTTCCTCGAAGACGGTACGCATGCTGATATCGTGTTGAACCCGCTTGGTGTTCCAAGCCGTATGAATGTGGGCCAGATTCTGGAAACACATCTTGGCTGGGCATGCGCAGGCATGGGTAAGAAGATCGGTGAGCTGATCGACGTTTATCGCAAGACGGCAAATATTCAGCCGCTGCGCGATACTCTGGAGCACATCTATCCGGACAACGACCGCAATGAACCTGTCCGTTCGTATGACGACGATTCCGTCCTCATGCTGGCAAATCAGGTGAAGCGCGGCGTATCGATCGCAACGCCGGTATTCGACGGTGCGGTTGAAGCTGACATCAATGCGATGTTGACAGATGCAGGTCTTGCGACCTCGGGTCAGTCGACACTGTATGATGGACGTACGGGTGAGCCGTTCGACCGTCAGGTGACAATGGGCTACATTTACATGCTCAAGCTTCACCATCTGGTTGACGACAAGATCCACGCTCGTTCTATCGGACCTTACTCGCTCGTCACCCAGCAGCCGCTTGGTGGTAAGGCGCAGTTCGGTGGTCAGCGCTTCGGTGAAATGGAGGTCTGGGCTCTGGAAGCATATGGTGCGGCTTACACGCTGCAGGAAATGCTTACAGTCAAGTCCGACGACGTTGCAGGCCGTACCAAGGTCTACGAAGCCATCGTTCGTGGCGACGATACGTTTGAAGCCGGTATTCCGGAAAGCTTCAACGTTCTCGTTAAGGAAATGCGTTCGCTCGGTCTCAATGTTGAGTTGGACGATACACGTGACGAGCAGCCGGCACTTCCGGACGCGGCGGAATAA
- the rplL gene encoding 50S ribosomal protein L7/L12 encodes MADLAKIVEDLSALTVLEAAELSKLLEEKWGVSAAAPVAVAAAAGAPAAAAEEKTEFDVVLADGGANKINVIKEVRAITGLGLKEAKDLVEAAPKAVKEGASKDEAEKIKAQLEAAGAKVELK; translated from the coding sequence ATGGCTGATCTCGCAAAGATCGTTGAAGACCTTTCGGCTCTGACAGTTCTCGAAGCTGCTGAGCTTTCGAAGCTTCTCGAAGAAAAGTGGGGCGTTTCTGCTGCTGCTCCTGTAGCTGTTGCTGCTGCTGCTGGCGCACCAGCTGCTGCTGCTGAAGAAAAGACCGAGTTTGACGTTGTTCTCGCAGACGGCGGCGCAAACAAGATCAACGTGATCAAGGAAGTTCGCGCGATCACTGGTCTCGGCCTCAAGGAAGCTAAGGACCTCGTTGAAGCAGCTCCTAAGGCTGTCAAGGAAGGCGCTTCCAAGGACGAAGCTGAAAAGATCAAGGCACAGCTCGAAGCAGCTGGTGCTAAGGTTGAACTTAAGTAA
- the rplJ gene encoding 50S ribosomal protein L10 encodes MDRAEKREFVAWLNGAFKESGSVVVAHYTGLTVAQMSDLRSKMRDAGGTVKVAKNRLAKIALQGTESEGISDLFVGQTVVAYADDPIAAPKVAVEFAKTNDKLVILGGSMGATTLNADGVKSLASLPSLDELRAKLVGMIQTPAQRLAVLTSAPAGQIARVIGAHARKNEAA; translated from the coding sequence GTGGATAGAGCGGAAAAACGCGAATTTGTCGCGTGGCTGAACGGCGCTTTCAAAGAGTCCGGTTCGGTCGTCGTGGCCCACTATACCGGTCTCACTGTTGCGCAGATGAGCGATCTTCGTTCCAAGATGCGTGACGCTGGTGGCACCGTTAAAGTCGCGAAAAACCGCCTTGCCAAAATCGCTCTTCAGGGCACGGAATCGGAAGGCATTTCAGACCTATTCGTAGGTCAGACGGTCGTTGCATATGCAGACGATCCGATTGCTGCACCGAAAGTAGCCGTCGAGTTCGCTAAGACTAACGACAAGCTCGTTATTCTTGGTGGTTCAATGGGCGCAACAACACTTAACGCCGATGGCGTAAAGTCGCTTGCTTCGCTCCCATCGCTCGACGAACTGCGCGCAAAGCTGGTTGGAATGATCCAAACCCCAGCTCAGCGTCTTGCAGTACTTACCAGCGCTCCAGCGGGCCAGATCGCTCGCGTTATTGGTGCGCACGCCCGGAAGAACGAGGCGGCTTAA
- the rplA gene encoding 50S ribosomal protein L1 has product MAKISKRVAKIREGIDVNKLYDLSDAIGLVKERAVAKFDETIEIAMNLGVDPRHADQMVRGVVNLPNGTGRTVRVAVFARGDKAEEAKKAGADIVGAEDLFEIVNGGKIEFDRCIATPDMMPLVGRLGKVLGPRGMMPNPKVGTVTVDVAAAVTASKGGAVEFRVEKAGIIHAGIGKVSFDDQKLEENIKAFADAVIKAKPSAAKGEYVKRVSISSSMGVGVKVDPATVKVVA; this is encoded by the coding sequence ATGGCAAAGATTTCCAAGCGTGTAGCTAAAATCCGCGAAGGCATTGACGTCAACAAGCTTTACGACCTGTCCGATGCAATCGGCCTCGTTAAGGAGCGCGCTGTTGCAAAGTTCGATGAAACTATCGAAATCGCTATGAATCTTGGCGTTGACCCACGTCATGCGGACCAGATGGTTCGTGGCGTTGTCAACCTTCCAAACGGCACTGGCCGTACCGTTCGCGTTGCAGTTTTTGCACGCGGCGACAAGGCTGAAGAAGCTAAGAAGGCTGGCGCTGATATCGTTGGTGCAGAAGACCTGTTTGAAATCGTTAATGGCGGCAAGATCGAATTCGATCGCTGCATTGCGACACCAGACATGATGCCACTCGTTGGTCGTCTTGGTAAGGTTCTCGGCCCACGCGGCATGATGCCAAACCCTAAGGTCGGTACTGTGACTGTTGACGTAGCAGCTGCTGTTACCGCTTCTAAGGGCGGCGCAGTTGAGTTCCGCGTCGAAAAGGCTGGTATCATCCACGCTGGCATTGGCAAAGTTTCCTTCGACGATCAGAAGCTCGAAGAAAACATCAAAGCTTTTGCTGATGCGGTCATCAAGGCGAAGCCTTCGGCTGCGAAGGGCGAATACGTTAAGCGCGTATCCATCTCTTCGAGCATGGGCGTTGGCGTTAAGGTCGACCCGGCTACCGTTAAGGTCGTCGCTTAA
- the rplK gene encoding 50S ribosomal protein L11, with protein sequence MAKKIAGQLKLQVAAASATPSPPIGPALGQRGINIMEFCKAFNAATQEMEKGSPVPVVITYYQDKSFTFVMKTPPVTYFLKKAANLKSGSKAPGKEKAGTIAREKVREIALAKMKDLNASDVEAAMRMVEGSARSMGLEVVG encoded by the coding sequence ATGGCTAAGAAAATTGCAGGCCAGTTGAAGCTGCAGGTTGCAGCGGCTTCGGCCACACCATCGCCTCCGATTGGTCCAGCTTTGGGTCAGCGCGGCATCAATATCATGGAATTCTGTAAGGCATTCAATGCTGCCACGCAGGAAATGGAAAAAGGTTCGCCTGTTCCAGTCGTGATTACATATTATCAGGACAAGTCTTTCACTTTTGTGATGAAGACGCCTCCTGTGACCTACTTCCTTAAGAAGGCTGCGAACCTCAAGTCCGGTTCGAAGGCGCCTGGCAAGGAAAAGGCTGGTACGATTGCGCGCGAAAAGGTTCGCGAAATCGCTTTGGCTAAGATGAAAGATCTGAACGCATCTGACGTTGAAGCAGCTATGCGTATGGTCGAAGGTTCTGCCCGTTCGATGGGCCTGGAAGTGGTGGGCTAA
- the nusG gene encoding transcription termination/antitermination protein NusG translates to MTARWYIVHAYSNFEKKVAEDIELKAAQKGLSGLIEQIVVPTEKVVEVRRGRKVDAERKFFPGYVLVRATLTDAVFSLIKNTPRVTGFLGDSKPVPVSQKEVDLILNQVQDGAERPKTSVTFEIGENVRVSDGPFASFNGIVQEVDEERARLKVEVSIFGRATPVDLEYSQVDKV, encoded by the coding sequence ATGACAGCGCGCTGGTACATCGTTCACGCCTATTCCAACTTCGAAAAGAAGGTGGCTGAGGATATCGAGCTGAAAGCTGCCCAGAAGGGTCTCTCCGGTCTCATTGAGCAGATCGTTGTGCCGACCGAAAAGGTTGTTGAAGTTCGTCGCGGCCGTAAGGTTGATGCTGAGCGCAAATTCTTTCCGGGTTATGTTCTGGTGCGGGCGACGCTGACCGATGCTGTGTTTTCGCTGATTAAGAATACGCCACGTGTTACTGGTTTTCTTGGTGATTCAAAGCCGGTCCCTGTTTCGCAGAAAGAGGTCGATCTGATCTTGAATCAGGTTCAGGATGGTGCTGAGCGTCCTAAGACGTCGGTCACCTTCGAGATCGGTGAAAATGTTCGCGTTTCCGATGGTCCGTTTGCGTCGTTTAATGGTATCGTTCAGGAAGTTGACGAAGAGCGTGCGCGCCTCAAGGTTGAAGTTTCCATCTTCGGGCGTGCGACGCCTGTGGATCTTGAATATAGTCAGGTCGATAAGGTCTGA
- the secE gene encoding preprotein translocase subunit SecE, whose protein sequence is MASKTNPITFFQQVRAETAKVTWPTRRETIISTIMVVVMAFLAATFFFLADQLMAYGVEFILGLGR, encoded by the coding sequence ATGGCATCTAAGACGAATCCGATCACCTTTTTTCAGCAGGTTCGCGCCGAGACGGCGAAAGTGACCTGGCCGACACGGCGTGAAACGATCATCTCCACAATCATGGTTGTGGTTATGGCTTTTTTGGCTGCTACATTCTTTTTTCTTGCCGATCAGCTTATGGCCTATGGCGTAGAATTTATACTTGGCCTTGGCCGCTAA
- the tuf gene encoding elongation factor Tu, whose translation MAKSKFERNKPHVNIGTIGHVDHGKTSLTAAITKFFGEFKAYDQIDAAPEERARGITISTAHVEYETPARHYAHVDCPGHADYVKNMITGAAQMDGAILVVSAADGPMPQTREHILLARQVGVPAIVVFLNKCDQVDDAELLELVELEVRELLSKYDFPGDEVPIIKGSALAALEDSSKELGEDAIRNLMDAVDTYIPTPERPVDQPFLMPIEDVFSISGRGTVVTGRVERGIIKVGEEVEIVGIKATGKTTVTGVEMFRKLLDQGQAGDNIGALVRGVGREDVERGQVLCKPGSVKPHTKFKAEAYILTKDEGGRHTPFFTNYRPQFYFRTTDVTGVVTLPEGVEMVMPGDNVTVDVTLIVPIAMEDKLRFAIREGGRTVGAGIVASIIE comes from the coding sequence ATGGCAAAAAGCAAGTTTGAACGTAATAAACCACACGTAAACATCGGCACCATTGGTCACGTTGACCATGGCAAGACCTCGCTGACTGCAGCGATCACCAAGTTCTTTGGTGAATTCAAGGCGTACGACCAGATCGATGCTGCACCAGAAGAACGCGCTCGTGGTATCACCATTTCGACAGCACACGTTGAATATGAAACCCCTGCACGTCACTACGCACACGTCGACTGCCCAGGCCACGCTGACTATGTTAAGAACATGATCACCGGTGCTGCTCAGATGGACGGCGCGATCCTCGTTGTTTCGGCAGCAGACGGCCCAATGCCACAGACCCGTGAGCACATCCTGCTTGCTCGTCAGGTTGGCGTTCCTGCGATCGTTGTGTTCCTGAACAAGTGCGATCAGGTTGACGATGCTGAACTTCTTGAACTTGTAGAACTCGAAGTTCGTGAACTTCTCTCGAAGTACGACTTCCCAGGCGACGAAGTGCCAATCATCAAGGGTTCGGCTCTTGCAGCTCTCGAAGATTCCTCGAAGGAACTCGGCGAAGACGCAATTCGCAACCTGATGGACGCTGTTGACACCTACATCCCAACGCCAGAACGTCCTGTTGATCAGCCGTTCCTGATGCCAATCGAAGACGTGTTCTCGATTTCGGGTCGTGGTACTGTTGTTACCGGTCGCGTTGAGCGCGGTATCATCAAGGTTGGCGAAGAAGTTGAAATCGTCGGCATCAAGGCAACTGGCAAGACGACTGTTACCGGCGTTGAAATGTTCCGCAAGCTGCTCGATCAGGGCCAGGCTGGCGACAACATCGGCGCACTGGTTCGCGGCGTTGGTCGTGAAGACGTTGAGCGTGGTCAGGTTCTCTGCAAGCCAGGTTCGGTTAAGCCACACACCAAGTTCAAGGCAGAAGCATACATTCTAACCAAGGACGAAGGTGGCCGTCATACACCATTCTTCACCAACTACCGTCCACAGTTCTACTTCCGTACAACTGACGTTACCGGTGTTGTTACCCTGCCAGAAGGCGTGGAAATGGTTATGCCAGGCGACAACGTAACCGTTGACGTAACGCTGATCGTACCGATTGCGATGGAAGACAAGCTTCGCTTCGCTATCCGTGAAGGTGGCCGTACCGTTGGTGCAGGCATCGTCGCTTCGATCATCGAGTAA
- the rlmB gene encoding 23S rRNA (guanosine(2251)-2'-O)-methyltransferase RlmB, producing the protein MNDKNSSHTPKDSHYARLRREHRDQKAASEGKAPHRPQRAPIPAGRISDGTVRLYGLHTVRAAVENPARKILRMRATRNGFARLEIGEAENQPFPVEIVEPKEIDKETGSDAVHQGVMIEAEPLRHKKLSELKDSPLLLVLDQVTDPHNVGAIIRSAVAFGAGAIITTSRHSPQESGVLAKAASGALEIIPHIEVRNLADAIEELHSLGFMTIGLDSEGPNEMEATLNSDRVALVLGAEGKGLRQKTRETVTALARLDMPGEIKSLNVSNAAAISLYAAERYLRTRRSA; encoded by the coding sequence ATGAACGATAAAAACTCTTCCCACACTCCAAAAGATTCTCACTATGCACGCCTGCGTCGCGAACATCGCGACCAGAAAGCCGCATCTGAGGGCAAAGCGCCGCACAGACCGCAACGCGCACCGATTCCTGCTGGTCGCATAAGCGATGGAACAGTCCGTCTTTACGGCCTGCATACCGTACGCGCAGCAGTAGAGAATCCCGCGCGTAAGATTTTGCGCATGCGCGCCACACGCAATGGCTTCGCTCGCCTCGAAATTGGCGAAGCTGAAAATCAGCCCTTCCCTGTTGAAATCGTCGAACCAAAAGAGATCGACAAGGAAACAGGTTCAGATGCCGTGCATCAGGGCGTTATGATTGAAGCAGAACCGCTTCGTCATAAAAAGCTCTCTGAACTGAAAGACAGCCCACTTCTTCTTGTGCTTGATCAGGTTACCGATCCACATAATGTTGGCGCAATCATCCGTTCCGCTGTCGCCTTTGGCGCGGGCGCAATCATCACAACAAGCCGCCACAGCCCGCAAGAAAGCGGTGTTTTGGCGAAAGCGGCATCCGGTGCACTGGAAATAATTCCGCATATCGAAGTGCGTAATCTTGCAGATGCAATCGAAGAGCTTCATTCCCTTGGCTTCATGACGATTGGTCTTGATTCTGAAGGACCAAATGAAATGGAAGCGACGCTGAACAGTGATCGGGTTGCCCTTGTTCTGGGCGCAGAAGGCAAAGGCCTTCGCCAGAAAACCCGCGAAACAGTCACGGCACTGGCACGTCTCGACATGCCGGGCGAAATCAAATCGCTCAACGTCTCGAACGCCGCTGCAATTTCACTTTATGCAGCCGAGCGCTACCTGCGCACCCGTCGCTCTGCCTGA
- a CDS encoding CBS domain-containing protein, with protein sequence MTVRSILETKGREVVVIRPDDTLAHAIAILAQYKIGAIVACDAEGHIKGILSERDVVRAMATMDAEIWKRPVSDFMTAQVQVCREHHTINQVMEIMTNNRFRHMPVEENGKLAGIISIGDVVKRRIEDVEQEAEDIRSYIATA encoded by the coding sequence ATGACTGTTAGATCGATTCTTGAAACCAAGGGCAGGGAAGTCGTTGTCATCAGGCCTGATGATACGCTTGCACACGCCATTGCCATTCTTGCCCAATATAAAATCGGTGCAATTGTTGCCTGCGACGCGGAAGGCCATATCAAGGGCATTCTTTCCGAGCGCGACGTGGTTCGTGCAATGGCGACGATGGATGCGGAAATATGGAAGCGTCCAGTTTCGGACTTTATGACGGCACAAGTGCAGGTATGCCGCGAGCATCACACGATCAATCAGGTGATGGAAATTATGACGAATAACCGCTTCCGTCATATGCCGGTTGAAGAAAACGGTAAACTCGCGGGAATCATCTCAATCGGTGACGTCGTCAAACGGCGTATAGAGGATGTTGAGCAAGAAGCGGAAGATATTCGCAGCTATATCGCAACCGCTTAA
- a CDS encoding rhomboid family intramembrane serine protease codes for MSIPQPDMRENSHSSRGGEPIFNIPGVVLALMAICAGVYIYQNYIISEQQNYAFMLNFALIPARFSLAGGFTDPAALFTLISYSFMHGGLAHIAVNMIWFAAFGSPLAGRIGTGRMIIFWILTSVVAGLTHYAIYPESVTPLVGASGAISGMMGAAARYGFRRVSHGRKSEFAGPVLPIGLTLTLKPVLTFVGVWFLINIVTGLYSTGGEDLSGIAWEAHIGGFVAGFFGIALLDKPRSYDAVIRRRS; via the coding sequence ATGAGCATACCTCAGCCTGATATGCGGGAAAATTCGCACTCCTCTCGTGGAGGAGAGCCGATATTCAACATACCAGGCGTCGTGCTGGCATTGATGGCCATTTGCGCTGGCGTTTATATCTATCAGAACTATATTATCAGCGAGCAGCAGAACTATGCCTTCATGCTGAACTTCGCACTCATTCCTGCGCGGTTCTCATTGGCGGGTGGTTTCACTGACCCCGCAGCCCTGTTCACGCTCATCAGCTATTCCTTCATGCACGGTGGTTTGGCGCATATAGCAGTGAATATGATCTGGTTTGCGGCTTTCGGTTCTCCCCTTGCAGGCCGTATCGGCACCGGACGGATGATTATCTTCTGGATTCTTACTTCTGTGGTCGCCGGATTGACGCATTATGCGATTTATCCTGAGAGCGTGACGCCGCTTGTCGGTGCCTCGGGTGCTATTTCGGGCATGATGGGTGCTGCTGCGCGTTACGGCTTTCGACGAGTAAGTCATGGACGCAAATCAGAATTTGCAGGGCCCGTTTTGCCGATTGGTCTCACATTGACCTTGAAGCCTGTGTTGACCTTTGTTGGCGTTTGGTTCCTGATCAATATTGTCACGGGGCTTTATTCGACAGGCGGTGAGGATCTCTCGGGAATCGCATGGGAAGCGCATATCGGCGGATTCGTTGCAGGTTTTTTCGGCATTGCTTTGCTGGATAAGCCACGCAGTTACGACGCTGTTATCCGTCGCAGAAGTTAA